From one Microlunatus sp. Gsoil 973 genomic stretch:
- the rsfS gene encoding ribosome silencing factor, whose product MTATERALQLTYVAAAAAADKLGTEIVAYDVSEQLAITDVFLVVSASNERQVASVVDGIEEKLRELDVRPVRREGEREGRWVLLDYLDLVVHVQHVEERTFYALERLWHDCPRIELDINEAR is encoded by the coding sequence CTGACTGCGACCGAACGGGCACTGCAGCTCACCTACGTGGCAGCAGCGGCCGCCGCCGACAAACTCGGCACCGAGATCGTCGCCTACGACGTGTCGGAGCAACTGGCGATCACCGACGTCTTCCTGGTCGTCAGCGCCAGCAACGAACGGCAGGTCGCGTCCGTGGTCGACGGGATCGAGGAGAAGCTGCGTGAGCTCGACGTCCGGCCGGTCCGCCGGGAAGGCGAGCGGGAGGGGCGCTGGGTGTTGCTGGACTACCTCGATCTCGTCGTGCATGTGCAACACGTCGAGGAGCGAACCTTCTATGCGCTGGAACGGTTGTGGCACGACTGTCCCAGGATCGAGCTCGACATCAACGAGGCCCGATGA
- a CDS encoding histidine phosphatase family protein, producing MTARRVVVWRHGRTSWNATGRYQGQADIPLDGLGRRQAAAAAGVIKELKPSAIFSSDLSRATQTARALADVTGLEISLDPRLREINVGSWEGLTVEEAAEADPELVAAVAAGEDVRRSPSGETTSEVADRASAAITDIIGTAEDESTVVITMHGTAGRVGIGRFLGVDWDRLGSLRNCAWVILDRHTLGHWYIGAYNLHADFVVPDDERVA from the coding sequence ATGACCGCGCGCAGGGTGGTCGTCTGGCGGCATGGCCGGACCTCCTGGAACGCGACGGGTCGCTACCAGGGCCAGGCCGACATCCCGCTCGATGGTCTTGGTCGCCGGCAGGCGGCAGCGGCCGCCGGGGTGATCAAGGAACTCAAGCCGTCGGCCATCTTCTCCAGTGATCTGTCCCGGGCGACACAGACAGCCCGCGCGCTCGCCGACGTGACCGGACTGGAGATCAGCCTCGATCCGCGGCTGCGCGAGATCAATGTCGGAAGCTGGGAGGGGTTGACCGTCGAGGAGGCGGCCGAGGCAGATCCCGAGCTGGTCGCCGCGGTCGCCGCCGGCGAGGACGTACGCCGATCGCCTTCCGGGGAGACCACCAGTGAGGTGGCCGACCGGGCGTCGGCAGCGATCACCGACATCATTGGAACCGCCGAGGACGAATCCACCGTCGTGATCACCATGCACGGAACCGCCGGTCGGGTCGGCATCGGCAGGTTCCTCGGCGTCGACTGGGACCGGTTGGGCAGCCTGCGCAACTGCGCCTGGGTCATCCTTGATCGGCACACGCTGGGGCATTGGTACATCGGCGCCTACAACCTGCACGCAGACTTCGTCGTCCCCGATGACGAGCGGGTCGCCTGA
- a CDS encoding SGNH/GDSL hydrolase family protein has product MPADVTRIMCFGDSLTWGWIPVDGGAPSRRYGRTERWTGVLAADLGPEFEIVEEGLSARAAGGDPTDPRLDAARYLPAALASHFPLDLVIIMLGTNDTKEYLRRSARDIGVAMSVLAGQVHTSAGGVGTHYPAPELLLVSPPPLSDHPVPWFTEIFAGGREKTLELPRVYQALAAFTGSHFFDAGSVITTGGSDGVHFSPENNRDLGRALAGRVREIFG; this is encoded by the coding sequence ATGCCGGCAGATGTCACCCGGATCATGTGCTTCGGAGATTCGCTGACCTGGGGCTGGATCCCGGTCGACGGTGGTGCCCCAAGTCGACGATACGGCCGGACCGAGCGATGGACCGGCGTGTTGGCCGCAGACCTGGGCCCGGAATTCGAGATCGTCGAAGAGGGTTTGAGTGCCCGCGCGGCGGGCGGCGACCCGACCGATCCGCGACTGGATGCCGCCAGGTATCTGCCGGCGGCGCTGGCCAGCCACTTCCCGCTCGACCTGGTGATCATCATGCTTGGCACCAACGACACGAAGGAGTATCTGCGCCGCAGTGCCCGGGACATCGGCGTGGCGATGTCGGTGCTCGCCGGTCAGGTGCACACCTCGGCGGGCGGCGTGGGCACGCACTACCCGGCTCCGGAGTTGCTGCTCGTCTCACCGCCTCCGTTGAGCGACCATCCCGTTCCATGGTTCACCGAGATCTTCGCCGGTGGGCGGGAGAAGACGCTGGAGCTGCCGCGCGTCTACCAGGCGTTGGCTGCCTTCACCGGTTCACACTTCTTCGACGCCGGTTCGGTGATCACCACCGGGGGCAGCGACGGCGTGCACTTCTCCCCGGAGAACAATCGTGATCTTGGTCGTGCTCTGGCAGGCAGGGTCCGCGAGATCTTCGGTTGA